Below is a window of Hydrogenimonas sp. DNA.
ACTGCTCTCTGTTCGCCTTTAGAATCTCATCCATCACTTTCGAATCGAGAGGCCTTCCCACTCCCGTAAGCGGACCGAATTTTGCCGCAGTAGCCAGCGGAAGAAGCTCCCAGTTTCCGTAGTGGGCGGTTACGAATACAACCGGACGACCAGAATCTAGCGCCTCTTTTACTATATGGGAGTTGACAAACTCCACCTTCCCCAGAAGCTCCTCTTCCGTTATGCCCTGATTCTGAACGAAGTCGGCGAGGTTGAAGAGGAGGTTTTCATATGTCTTTTTTATAATATCTTTTTTTTGCCCGTCGCTCAACTCCTCTCCGAATGCCAGGTCGAGATTTACCATCGCTATGTTTCTATGTTTTCTGTCTGCCAGATAGATCAGCCGTGCGAGCGCCCTGATGAGGAGAGATTTGACTTTCGGGGGTGTATGGATCACTATCCATCTGAAAGTTTTGAAAAGCGCCAGGTAGAGTCTATCTCTCATGAGAGCAGTTCCAGGGCGGTCCGCGCCACTTCGGCGGGGTCTATCTTCGTTATGGAGCGGTCGCTCCTGTCGAATCTGCAGGGGTGTACTTTCGCACCCGATGTAAGCGCTATGTTCACGGGAGTCTCCATCATCATCGACCTCGGGGTAGAGCCGAAAAGCAGAAGCGATGGGCGGTTCATGGCCCATGCCATATGGCTGGGGCCGGTATCGCCGCCTATAAGAAGATCGCATCGCGATACGGCGTACTTGAGTCCGTTCAGGCTCATCCGCGGAAGCAGCCTGGCGCTCGAGGACTCCTCTATTTTTGCGGCGGACTCCCTCTCCCTTTCGCTACCCGCCACCAACAGAACGTTGCACCCTTCAAGTCTGCCGGCGACTTCGGCGAACTTTTCGGGCGGGTATGTTTTGCTCTCGTTGCTGGCCCCGGTGACTATGAGCACATTTTTCGCACTCTCCTCGAAGTAGCCGGATATCTCTTCGCACTCTTCGGTCTCCTCGTAGATCAGGTAGGGGCTCTTCTTCAGAAGCATCTCTTTCGTTATCTCCGTTTTCAGGGCAGAGGCTATCAGGGAAGCGAAACGGTACGGGGCGGTTTCCGAGCAGTCTACCCTGAATCTTTCGGAGTAGAGAAAAGACGCGACTCCCTCTTTTGCCGAATCGTAATCGAGCCCGGCGACCATCCTGCCGGCTATCCGGGCCAAAACCGCCGACTTCACAAGCCCCTGCACATCTATCACCAGGTCGAAAGGGCCGCTCTCCCTCACCTTTCGCACCTCATCTTTAAGGGCCGAAAGCGAAAAAGAGCTCTTGAAGCGGTGGAGATTTACCGGAACTATATTGTCTATATCCAGGCTGTTCTCGAGAATCTGGGCGAATTTACTCTCGACGAA
It encodes the following:
- a CDS encoding lipid A biosynthesis lauroyl acyltransferase: MRDRLYLALFKTFRWIVIHTPPKVKSLLIRALARLIYLADRKHRNIAMVNLDLAFGEELSDGQKKDIIKKTYENLLFNLADFVQNQGITEEELLGKVEFVNSHIVKEALDSGRPVVFVTAHYGNWELLPLATAAKFGPLTGVGRPLDSKVMDEILKANREQFDIKMVPKKGAMRELMKALKQGRAVGLLVDQNTAENEGLLVSFFGKEARHTPAAALLALRMDAVIIPAFITTEDHRRYKIEYYPPLEFEKEGEKEERILKNVQAQADITEKAIRKKPEEWFWLHKRWKNRYEEFYGRDVWR
- a CDS encoding lipopolysaccharide heptosyltransferase I, which codes for MKVAIVRLTAMGDVIHTLSALQFVKRAQPDTEITWFVESKFAQILENSLDIDNIVPVNLHRFKSSFSLSALKDEVRKVRESGPFDLVIDVQGLVKSAVLARIAGRMVAGLDYDSAKEGVASFLYSERFRVDCSETAPYRFASLIASALKTEITKEMLLKKSPYLIYEETEECEEISGYFEESAKNVLIVTGASNESKTYPPEKFAEVAGRLEGCNVLLVAGSERERESAAKIEESSSARLLPRMSLNGLKYAVSRCDLLIGGDTGPSHMAWAMNRPSLLLFGSTPRSMMMETPVNIALTSGAKVHPCRFDRSDRSITKIDPAEVARTALELLS